In Halorussus limi, a genomic segment contains:
- a CDS encoding DUF5784 family protein, whose translation MASPLRFRRSTERWTEERVERDLYEPLDEKFGAELLTPHYVGPSGYETRRIEMNNGDLALFLWNESESVAYWLGNTETPSALWRTEKFTFEEIPYPVARWAQRELLGDLRTEAPWLADYDHLSWFFLPVLFSKDGRHSSRKFFREHAMGFPDADRDDALSFYEEFLHTGALDEHRYEMASKLGTSPQVDPVRMASAMSEFTAAKLLTDAGYDVTPEIEVTTGHSLDFRAESPGDGGESPLVEVTRPRPPTRRHADTPVAAVRETAETKTSGQLQKHGGGAVLFVDCSGFRDDEWNAVRGEQPGVRHRPAVVFRARPSGTVEAYSKGSVPLDLGGAVKWV comes from the coding sequence GTGGCAAGTCCGCTCCGCTTTCGCCGCTCTACGGAGCGGTGGACTGAAGAAAGGGTCGAACGCGACCTCTACGAACCGCTAGACGAGAAGTTCGGTGCCGAACTACTGACGCCCCACTACGTCGGCCCGTCGGGGTACGAGACTCGGCGCATCGAGATGAACAACGGCGACCTCGCGCTGTTCCTCTGGAACGAGAGCGAGAGCGTCGCCTACTGGCTGGGCAACACCGAGACGCCCTCCGCGCTCTGGCGCACCGAGAAGTTCACCTTCGAGGAGATTCCGTATCCGGTCGCGCGGTGGGCCCAGCGCGAACTCCTCGGCGACCTCCGGACAGAGGCCCCGTGGCTGGCCGACTACGACCACCTCTCGTGGTTCTTCCTCCCGGTCCTCTTCTCGAAGGACGGCAGACACTCCTCTCGGAAGTTCTTCCGGGAACACGCCATGGGCTTCCCGGACGCGGACCGCGACGACGCGCTGTCGTTCTACGAGGAGTTCCTCCACACGGGCGCGCTCGACGAGCATCGCTACGAGATGGCGTCGAAACTCGGCACCAGTCCGCAGGTCGACCCCGTGCGGATGGCCTCCGCGATGAGCGAGTTCACCGCGGCCAAACTGCTGACCGACGCCGGCTACGACGTGACGCCCGAAATCGAGGTCACGACCGGCCACTCGCTGGACTTCCGGGCCGAGTCGCCCGGCGACGGCGGCGAATCTCCGCTGGTCGAGGTCACGCGACCCCGGCCGCCGACGCGCCGCCACGCAGACACCCCGGTCGCCGCGGTGCGCGAGACCGCCGAGACGAAGACCTCGGGGCAACTCCAGAAGCACGGCGGCGGCGCGGTCCTGTTCGTGGACTGTTCGGGCTTCCGCGACGACGAGTGGAACGCGGTCCGCGGCGAGCAACCCGGCGTGCGCCACCGGCCCGCGGTCGTCTTCCGGGCGCGTCCCTCCGGCACGGTCGAGGCCTACAGCAAGGGGTCGGTCCCGCTGGACCTCGGCGGTGCCGTGAAGTGGGTGTAG
- a CDS encoding DUF5789 family protein: protein MTLQQATELLRDHEYPATTDQLTDSYGDYELDLPNGTETLGDVFHRVESETFATSGEAEETLFSAVSSKAIGRKGYSDRDPTTLGTVGPGQVSF, encoded by the coding sequence ATGACACTGCAACAGGCGACCGAACTGCTCCGCGACCACGAGTACCCCGCGACGACCGACCAACTCACCGACTCCTACGGCGACTACGAACTCGACCTCCCGAACGGGACCGAGACGCTGGGCGACGTGTTCCACCGCGTCGAGTCCGAGACGTTCGCCACCTCCGGCGAGGCCGAGGAGACCCTCTTCTCCGCGGTCAGTAGCAAGGCCATCGGTCGCAAGGGGTACAGCGACCGCGACCCGACGACGCTCGGCACGGTGGGTCCCGGGCAAGTCTCGTTCTGA
- a CDS encoding PHP domain-containing protein gives MSVFADLHVHTTNSDGEMRLSEVPEAAREAGVSVVAVTDHDRLHPELPTPVTAFEGVTVVHGIELRVEPEDGERVDLLGYGVDSTPDLAAELERVQTDRKERGRKLIENVEDRLGVELDLEAREGLGRPHVARAVVDHPETDYDETDAVFADLIGDDGPCFVARDVTPFERGVELLSDACGLVGLAHPYRYDDPEAALDLTSDLDAVERYYPYDEEVDPRPVERAIAEHDLIPTGGSDAHGRELGKSGLSKPEYRHFRSSVNL, from the coding sequence ATGAGCGTCTTCGCGGACCTTCACGTCCACACGACCAACTCCGACGGCGAGATGCGCCTGTCGGAGGTGCCCGAGGCCGCCCGCGAGGCGGGCGTCTCGGTCGTGGCGGTTACCGACCACGACCGCCTCCACCCCGAACTGCCGACGCCGGTCACGGCCTTCGAGGGCGTGACGGTGGTCCACGGCATCGAGTTGCGCGTCGAACCCGAGGATGGCGAGCGCGTGGACCTGCTGGGTTACGGGGTCGACTCGACGCCGGACCTCGCGGCCGAACTCGAACGCGTCCAGACCGACCGGAAGGAGCGCGGTCGGAAACTCATCGAGAACGTCGAGGACCGCCTCGGCGTCGAACTCGACCTCGAAGCGCGCGAGGGTCTGGGCCGGCCTCACGTCGCCCGCGCCGTCGTGGACCACCCCGAGACCGACTACGACGAGACGGACGCGGTGTTCGCCGACCTCATCGGCGACGACGGTCCCTGCTTCGTCGCCCGCGACGTGACCCCGTTCGAGCGCGGCGTCGAACTGCTCTCGGACGCGTGCGGACTCGTGGGCCTCGCGCACCCGTACCGCTACGACGACCCCGAGGCCGCGCTCGACCTGACCAGCGACCTCGACGCCGTGGAGCGATACTACCCCTACGACGAGGAGGTGGACCCGCGGCCGGTCGAACGCGCCATCGCCGAACACGACCTGATTCCGACCGGCGGGAGCGACGCCCACGGCCGCGAACTCGGGAAGTCCGGGCTGTCGAAACCCGAGTACCGACACTTCCGGTCGTCGGTGAACCTGTAG
- a CDS encoding DUF6757 family protein: protein MRCHYCDRDAAFAPELNGVRVGLCDAHFREQFEYLAETDALAYLRQELDVDRPE from the coding sequence ATGCGGTGCCACTACTGCGACCGGGACGCGGCGTTCGCGCCCGAGTTGAACGGCGTCCGAGTCGGCCTGTGCGACGCGCACTTCCGCGAGCAGTTCGAGTACCTCGCGGAGACGGACGCGCTGGCCTACCTCCGACAGGAACTGGACGTAGACCGGCCGGAGTAG
- a CDS encoding 4Fe-4S dicluster domain-containing protein — translation MAIDPQFHENREKVDTHEGHDVWGPVDEPEELGIHGTHVAVDFDLCIADGACLEDCPVDVFEWVDTPDHPESEKKADPANEAQCIDCMLCVDVCPVDAIDVDAGRA, via the coding sequence ATGGCCATTGACCCGCAATTCCACGAAAACCGCGAGAAGGTAGACACTCACGAGGGCCACGACGTGTGGGGCCCCGTCGACGAACCCGAGGAACTGGGCATCCACGGCACTCACGTCGCCGTGGACTTCGACCTCTGCATCGCCGACGGCGCGTGTCTGGAGGACTGCCCGGTGGACGTGTTCGAGTGGGTGGACACGCCCGACCACCCCGAGAGCGAGAAGAAGGCCGACCCCGCCAACGAGGCACAGTGCATCGACTGCATGCTCTGCGTGGACGTCTGTCCCGTGGACGCCATCGACGTGGACGCGGGCCGGGCCTGA
- a CDS encoding MFS transporter: MSDRARWPPSLASDRLPPSPVLKYYCYQATVSFGFFSPIFTLFLLDRGLDYTAIASLSVLYAVLTVGGEIPTGYVGDRLGRRASLLLSSAFMTLSILGFALVRSYVGLAVLYVLWTLSLVFRSGTGDAWLYDALAAGRASEASGTSESRSDGGLDADRFAHVRGRGQSVNKAVTVVTMLAGGVLYSVRPTLPFVASAVLNGAGVVVLLTLPKNRQYLDGDSDAGGDGAGGATDDERLGTLAALAVLREQLTRPRLRWFVAYAALFFGVVAAADTYVQPISTETLGVPVASMGLLYAAFAGVSAVASYYAGAVQDRLGVRGAVLAIPLVLGVALVAPLLWPLLALPTFFVMKGSRSLLYPIVTQRVNDEVASVGRATVLSAASMAYALVKLPLYLLGGAVADATSALVAFGVLGGVFLAGIAAVRTFASPVGESEAGDGK; the protein is encoded by the coding sequence GTGTCCGACCGCGCTCGCTGGCCCCCGTCGCTCGCGTCCGACCGACTCCCGCCGTCGCCGGTCCTGAAGTACTACTGCTATCAGGCGACCGTCTCGTTCGGCTTCTTCTCGCCAATCTTCACGCTGTTCCTGCTCGACCGCGGACTCGACTACACGGCCATCGCGTCGCTGAGCGTGCTGTACGCCGTGCTGACCGTCGGCGGCGAGATTCCGACGGGCTACGTCGGCGACCGACTCGGCAGGCGGGCCAGCCTCCTGCTGAGTTCGGCGTTCATGACGCTCTCCATCCTCGGGTTCGCGCTCGTCCGGTCGTACGTCGGTCTCGCGGTCCTCTACGTCCTCTGGACGCTCTCGCTGGTCTTCCGGTCGGGTACCGGCGACGCGTGGCTATACGACGCGCTCGCCGCCGGTCGCGCGAGCGAAGCGAGCGGAACGTCGGAGTCGCGCTCGGACGGCGGACTCGACGCCGACCGCTTCGCTCACGTCCGGGGTCGAGGTCAGTCGGTCAACAAGGCCGTGACCGTCGTCACCATGCTCGCGGGCGGCGTCCTCTACAGCGTCCGGCCGACGCTTCCCTTCGTCGCCTCCGCTGTCCTCAACGGGGCGGGCGTGGTGGTCCTACTCACGCTCCCGAAGAATCGCCAGTATCTCGACGGCGACTCGGACGCAGGCGGAGACGGCGCCGGCGGAGCCACCGACGACGAGCGTCTCGGGACCCTCGCCGCTCTCGCCGTCCTCCGCGAGCAGTTGACCCGGCCGCGACTCCGGTGGTTCGTCGCGTACGCCGCGCTCTTCTTCGGCGTGGTCGCGGCGGCCGACACCTACGTCCAGCCAATCAGCACCGAGACGCTCGGCGTCCCGGTCGCCTCGATGGGCCTGCTGTACGCCGCCTTCGCGGGCGTCTCGGCCGTGGCGAGTTACTACGCCGGGGCGGTGCAGGACCGCCTCGGCGTCCGCGGAGCGGTCCTCGCGATTCCGCTCGTCCTCGGCGTCGCGCTGGTCGCGCCCCTGCTGTGGCCGCTGCTGGCGCTCCCCACGTTCTTCGTCATGAAGGGGTCGCGCTCGCTCCTGTATCCCATCGTCACCCAACGCGTCAACGACGAGGTGGCGTCGGTCGGGCGCGCGACCGTCCTGAGCGCGGCGTCGATGGCGTACGCGCTGGTCAAACTCCCGCTGTACCTCCTCGGCGGAGCGGTCGCCGACGCGACCTCCGCGCTGGTCGCGTTCGGCGTCCTCGGCGGCGTCTTCCTCGCCGGAATCGCGGCGGTCCGGACGTTCGCGTCGCCGGTCGGCGAGAGCGAGGCCGGGGACGGGAAGTGA
- a CDS encoding aldo/keto reductase, with protein MTTIPSPGLGTSGNDDPEQCAETVRTALDVGYRHLDTAQMYDNESAVGDGVAASEVPREEVFLATKVLPANLAPEDVRETTEESLDRLGVDSVDMLYVHWPTGAYDAEATLPVFDELREAGKTERVAVSNFTTELIEEAREILDSPIAANQVEMHPLLPQDDLLDYCRERDITVVAYAPLMQGEAGDVDELAEIAEARDTTPEAVSLAWLDQRDGVVPIPKATGEDHLRANFDPPTLSEEEVARIDAIEERERLVDPDGAAWNR; from the coding sequence ATGACGACCATTCCGAGTCCCGGCCTCGGCACGTCCGGCAACGACGACCCCGAGCAGTGCGCCGAGACCGTTCGGACGGCGCTCGACGTCGGCTACCGACACCTCGACACCGCCCAGATGTACGACAACGAGTCGGCGGTCGGCGACGGCGTCGCCGCCAGCGAAGTCCCCCGCGAGGAGGTGTTTCTCGCCACGAAGGTCCTGCCAGCGAACCTCGCGCCCGAGGACGTCCGCGAGACGACCGAGGAGAGCTTAGACCGACTCGGCGTAGACTCGGTGGACATGCTCTACGTTCACTGGCCGACGGGCGCCTACGACGCCGAGGCGACCCTGCCGGTCTTCGACGAGTTGCGGGAGGCCGGAAAGACCGAGCGCGTCGCCGTGAGCAACTTCACGACCGAACTCATCGAGGAGGCCCGCGAGATTCTGGATAGCCCCATCGCCGCGAATCAGGTCGAGATGCATCCCCTGCTCCCGCAGGACGACCTGCTGGACTACTGCCGTGAACGCGACATCACGGTCGTCGCCTATGCGCCCCTGATGCAGGGCGAGGCGGGCGACGTAGACGAACTGGCCGAGATTGCGGAGGCCCGCGACACCACGCCGGAGGCGGTCAGCCTCGCGTGGTTGGACCAGCGCGACGGCGTCGTCCCGATTCCGAAGGCGACCGGCGAAGACCACCTCCGGGCCAACTTCGACCCGCCGACGCTCTCAGAGGAAGAAGTCGCGCGCATCGACGCTATCGAGGAGCGCGAGCGACTCGTGGACCCCGACGGCGCGGCGTGGAATCGATAG
- a CDS encoding MOSC domain-containing protein, with translation MDGTGTVEAVHLAPESGANTESVESVEAVAGEGLRGDRHFGEEGADLTLIEAEALDAAAEEGIDLRDGEHRRNLTTSDAALNHLVGERFRVGDVICEGVELCEPCGHLESLTEEGAVSALLHRGGLCADVVEGGVVEPGDEIEQL, from the coding sequence ATGGATGGAACCGGAACTGTCGAAGCCGTTCACCTCGCGCCCGAGTCGGGCGCGAACACCGAATCGGTCGAATCGGTCGAAGCAGTCGCCGGCGAGGGCTTGCGCGGCGACCGTCACTTCGGAGAGGAAGGGGCCGACCTGACTCTCATCGAAGCCGAGGCGCTCGACGCCGCCGCCGAGGAAGGCATCGACCTGCGCGACGGCGAACACCGACGGAACCTCACCACTAGCGACGCCGCGCTGAACCACCTCGTCGGCGAGCGGTTCCGCGTCGGCGACGTAATCTGTGAGGGCGTCGAGTTGTGCGAACCCTGCGGTCACCTCGAATCGCTGACCGAGGAGGGCGCGGTGTCGGCGCTCCTCCATCGCGGCGGCCTCTGCGCCGACGTGGTGGAAGGCGGCGTCGTCGAACCGGGCGACGAAATCGAACAGCTCTGA
- a CDS encoding winged helix-turn-helix transcriptional regulator, translating into MTNDATPPDPADDDTTCYCPLGGVMDLLSRKYAMQVLCVVAATEPTRFGEFEELLPDASTSTLSARLDELADGNLLTRTQYDEIPPRVEYGLTDDGRELATRLEPVLEWAEERDSSDDSVTDRNVTSGETTSGEATTGEN; encoded by the coding sequence ATGACTAACGACGCCACACCGCCAGACCCCGCGGACGACGACACGACCTGTTACTGCCCGCTCGGCGGCGTGATGGACCTCCTGAGCCGGAAGTACGCGATGCAGGTCCTCTGCGTCGTGGCCGCGACCGAACCGACCCGGTTCGGCGAGTTTGAGGAGTTGCTGCCCGACGCCAGCACCTCCACGCTGTCGGCGCGACTCGACGAACTCGCCGACGGAAACCTCCTGACCCGGACCCAGTACGACGAGATTCCGCCTCGCGTCGAGTACGGACTGACCGACGACGGCCGGGAGTTAGCGACCCGACTCGAACCGGTGTTGGAGTGGGCCGAGGAGCGGGATTCGAGCGACGACTCGGTGACGGACAGGAACGTGACGAGCGGAGAGACGACGAGCGGAGAAGCGACGACCGGCGAAAACTAA
- the merB gene encoding organomercurial lyase, producing the protein MCTPDAANGESDGASNDEQSDKRSDRATDERSDRTSDERSGEASDAGATAVDSVEERRLPPEIGANLRALFDTEDRPETVGAWVEAVAGAFGDEWPPAVADLCHDDEGLHRAETEGETYRFVCVLDAVMLPFLTDGSVTVRSEDPETGETVASRVSRTGIETDPENAVLSFGVAETEGNDAPTPEATYGALCPYVHAFPDEDAYERWDERTDAPTTALPLSEGFGLARALVRA; encoded by the coding sequence ATGTGTACCCCAGACGCCGCGAACGGCGAATCCGACGGTGCATCGAATGACGAACAGAGTGACAAACGGAGCGACCGAGCGACCGACGAGCGAAGCGACCGAACGAGCGACGAACGGAGTGGCGAGGCGAGCGACGCCGGAGCGACCGCCGTTGATTCGGTCGAAGAGCGACGGCTTCCGCCGGAAATCGGCGCGAACCTCCGGGCGCTGTTCGATACGGAGGACCGCCCCGAGACTGTCGGCGCGTGGGTCGAGGCGGTGGCCGGGGCCTTCGGCGACGAGTGGCCGCCCGCCGTCGCGGACCTCTGTCACGACGACGAGGGACTCCACCGCGCCGAAACGGAGGGCGAGACCTACCGGTTCGTCTGCGTCCTCGACGCCGTCATGCTCCCGTTTCTCACCGACGGGTCGGTGACGGTGCGCTCGGAGGACCCGGAGACGGGCGAGACGGTCGCGTCGCGCGTCTCGCGGACGGGCATCGAGACCGACCCCGAGAACGCCGTGCTGTCGTTCGGGGTCGCCGAGACCGAGGGGAACGACGCTCCGACGCCGGAGGCGACGTACGGCGCGCTCTGTCCGTACGTCCACGCGTTCCCCGACGAGGACGCCTACGAGCGGTGGGACGAGCGGACCGACGCGCCGACGACCGCCCTGCCGCTCTCGGAGGGGTTCGGGCTGGCGCGGGCGCTGGTCCGGGCCTGA
- a CDS encoding DUF7474 family protein, whose translation MPRFDYPCPDCRTTSNLHGPDCEFEGASWSDIEKAYTDLVAVLSANALPEEALHEAIHGRWSNLHKAALDRLVHEQRVMETEEGQLELLTAAEYKEHVTDPNVEPIKTVAEKGSVPGAHDNAVFAMIAWYEMVGLSWTETRERVVDWLRDTGTWTRGGFEEASPQELVNKKRHVYESGYGWKEKAEAAKAVIDRSL comes from the coding sequence GTGCCGCGGTTCGACTACCCCTGTCCAGACTGCCGGACGACGAGCAACCTCCACGGCCCGGACTGCGAGTTCGAGGGCGCGTCGTGGTCCGACATCGAGAAGGCCTACACCGACCTCGTGGCGGTCCTCTCGGCCAACGCGCTCCCCGAGGAGGCGCTCCACGAGGCGATTCACGGCCGGTGGAGCAACCTCCACAAGGCCGCGCTCGACCGTCTGGTCCACGAGCAGCGCGTGATGGAGACCGAGGAGGGCCAACTCGAACTGCTGACCGCCGCCGAGTACAAGGAACACGTCACCGACCCGAACGTCGAACCCATCAAGACAGTCGCCGAGAAGGGGTCGGTGCCGGGCGCTCACGACAACGCCGTCTTCGCCATGATAGCGTGGTACGAGATGGTCGGCCTCTCGTGGACCGAGACCCGCGAGCGCGTCGTGGACTGGTTGCGCGACACCGGGACGTGGACCCGCGGCGGGTTCGAGGAGGCCTCGCCCCAAGAACTCGTGAACAAGAAGCGCCACGTCTACGAGTCGGGCTACGGATGGAAGGAGAAGGCCGAGGCCGCGAAGGCGGTCATCGACCGGAGCCTCTGA
- a CDS encoding DUF7385 family protein, which yields MDESEFDELISSLTPYESADTVKTYRNTVSIACPACEEPFDDLVVCRGAYDSLELSRVLDLCVTTVDDNVLLFTHQH from the coding sequence ATGGACGAGAGCGAGTTCGACGAACTGATTTCGTCGTTGACGCCGTACGAATCGGCGGACACGGTGAAGACGTACCGTAACACGGTCAGTATCGCGTGCCCGGCCTGCGAGGAACCGTTCGACGACCTGGTCGTCTGCAGGGGAGCGTACGACAGCCTCGAACTGAGCAGAGTTCTCGACCTCTGCGTGACGACCGTCGACGATAACGTGTTGCTGTTCACCCACCAGCACTGA
- a CDS encoding DNA polymerase sliding clamp, with the protein MFKAIVSADTLKDTIDSVGVLVDECKIHLEEDGLAIRAVDPANVGMVDLELDAAAFESYEADGGIIGVNLDRLEDIAGMASGDQPVHLELDEETRKLHIQIDGLEYTLALIDPDSIRQEPDIPDLDLPAEIVVEGADIDRSVTAADMVSDHIALAVDADEETFVVEAEGDTDDVRLELDREDLVDLQAGPARSLFSLDYLKDMNKAIPKDAEVTIELGEEFPVKLHFDIAEGQGNVTFMLAPRIQSD; encoded by the coding sequence ATGTTTAAGGCTATCGTGAGCGCCGACACGCTCAAGGACACTATCGACTCCGTGGGCGTGCTGGTGGACGAGTGCAAAATCCACCTCGAAGAGGACGGTCTCGCTATTCGTGCAGTAGACCCCGCCAACGTGGGGATGGTGGACCTCGAACTCGACGCGGCGGCCTTCGAATCCTACGAGGCCGACGGCGGTATCATCGGCGTGAATCTCGACCGACTCGAAGACATCGCTGGCATGGCCAGCGGCGACCAGCCGGTTCACCTCGAACTCGACGAGGAGACCCGTAAACTCCACATCCAGATAGACGGTCTCGAATACACCCTCGCGCTCATCGACCCCGACTCCATCCGACAGGAACCCGACATCCCGGACCTCGACCTCCCGGCAGAAATCGTCGTCGAGGGCGCGGACATCGACCGCTCGGTCACGGCCGCCGACATGGTCAGCGACCACATCGCGCTGGCGGTCGACGCCGACGAGGAGACGTTCGTCGTGGAGGCCGAGGGCGACACCGACGACGTGCGCCTCGAACTCGACCGCGAGGACCTCGTGGACCTGCAGGCCGGACCGGCACGCTCGCTGTTCAGCCTCGACTACCTCAAGGACATGAACAAGGCCATCCCGAAGGACGCCGAGGTCACCATCGAACTCGGCGAGGAGTTCCCCGTCAAACTTCACTTCGACATCGCGGAGGGACAGGGCAACGTCACGTTCATGCTCGCGCCGCGCATTCAGAGCGACTAA
- a CDS encoding SAM-dependent methyltransferase: MSHKDHYYNKSKQEGYRSRAAYKLKQLDREENLLHEGKTVVDLGAAPGGWLQVAAEEVGETGTVVGVDLQRIKDVDGVETVRGDMTDESTREEVRDIAGDAVDVVLSDMAPNMTGEYSVDHARSVHLARQAFETALDVLDTGGDFAVKVFEGQDLDDFREDLDEEFQYVRTLRPDASRDSSSEVYLVAKGRMTAPVAEGDVVEVEIVDEGSEGDGVAKVESYTLFVPDTSEGETVEVEVTEVKPRFGFAEQTDE; encoded by the coding sequence ATGAGCCACAAAGACCACTACTACAACAAGTCCAAGCAGGAGGGCTACCGCTCGCGGGCCGCCTACAAACTCAAGCAACTCGACCGGGAGGAGAACCTGCTCCACGAGGGCAAGACCGTCGTGGACCTCGGGGCCGCGCCCGGCGGATGGCTACAGGTCGCCGCCGAGGAGGTCGGCGAGACCGGTACCGTCGTCGGGGTGGACCTCCAGCGAATCAAGGACGTGGACGGCGTCGAGACCGTTCGCGGCGACATGACCGACGAGTCCACGAGAGAGGAGGTCCGCGACATCGCGGGCGACGCCGTGGACGTGGTCCTCTCGGACATGGCACCGAACATGACCGGCGAGTACAGCGTGGACCACGCCCGGTCGGTCCACCTCGCCCGGCAGGCGTTCGAGACGGCGCTCGACGTGTTGGACACCGGCGGCGACTTCGCGGTGAAGGTATTCGAGGGGCAGGACCTCGACGACTTCCGCGAGGACCTCGACGAGGAGTTCCAGTACGTCCGGACGCTCCGACCCGACGCCTCGCGGGACTCCTCCTCGGAGGTCTACCTCGTCGCCAAGGGCCGGATGACCGCGCCGGTCGCGGAGGGCGACGTGGTGGAAGTCGAAATCGTAGACGAGGGGTCGGAGGGCGACGGCGTGGCCAAGGTCGAAAGCTACACGCTGTTCGTCCCCGACACCAGCGAGGGCGAGACGGTCGAAGTCGAAGTCACCGAGGTCAAGCCCCGGTTCGGGTTCGCCGAGCAAACCGACGAGTAG
- a CDS encoding GrpB family protein has translation MRTTVGNPRIEVVEYDPAWPVRFEREADRMRELLGENVLSIEHVGSTSVPGLAAKPIVDICPVVADTDDGERCADLLQRNGYYRSEKDRGDDWIELGRTADDGQEFNVHVRPRHSDAVTRYLLLRAYLRDHPDAREEYARVKRAAAETHPNDVSGYTREKSDIIESIVERARAEGYDPEF, from the coding sequence GTGCGTACGACCGTGGGAAACCCCCGAATCGAGGTAGTCGAGTACGACCCCGCGTGGCCGGTCCGGTTCGAGCGAGAGGCCGACCGCATGCGGGAACTGCTCGGCGAGAACGTCCTCAGTATCGAACACGTCGGTAGCACGTCGGTGCCGGGACTCGCGGCCAAGCCGATAGTGGACATCTGTCCGGTCGTCGCCGACACGGACGACGGCGAGCGGTGCGCCGACCTCCTCCAGCGAAACGGCTACTATCGGAGCGAGAAAGACCGGGGCGACGACTGGATCGAACTCGGTCGGACCGCGGACGACGGCCAAGAGTTCAACGTCCACGTCCGGCCGCGTCACTCCGATGCGGTGACGAGGTATCTCCTGCTCCGAGCGTATCTCCGCGACCATCCCGATGCCCGCGAGGAGTACGCACGAGTCAAGCGGGCGGCCGCGGAAACGCACCCGAACGACGTTTCGGGTTACACCCGCGAGAAATCAGATATCATCGAGTCCATCGTCGAGAGGGCCCGCGCCGAGGGGTACGACCCCGAATTCTGA
- a CDS encoding DUF7537 family lipoprotein: MRRKVLQLLVIGCLVALAGCSGALSGGDGAQTLDDVTYPAGVSDNGTNLTALAAAHEERLQNQSFTLQVSSTVNASQMNQSVELDAAVGADREQVRVNGSAMGQDVSMYVTEQKRYTRLSAGGDAKYRVTERTPDSMQIVPGSYTGRSYLDRFAGSGNFTPSGVRVVDGTTLLVLRADGSNATQSQQVNVTDYNATMLVDEQGVVHSVSVDVSATRRGQEVRTRFSMNVSDVGETTVAEPTWLDEARNSSDA; the protein is encoded by the coding sequence ATGCGACGTAAAGTCCTCCAGTTACTCGTTATCGGTTGCCTCGTCGCCCTCGCCGGTTGCTCCGGCGCGCTCTCGGGCGGCGACGGCGCTCAGACACTCGACGACGTGACGTATCCCGCGGGCGTCTCGGACAACGGGACGAACCTGACGGCGCTCGCCGCCGCTCACGAGGAGCGGCTTCAGAACCAGAGCTTCACGCTACAGGTCAGTTCCACGGTCAACGCCTCGCAGATGAATCAGTCGGTCGAACTCGACGCCGCGGTCGGAGCGGACCGCGAGCAGGTCCGGGTGAACGGTTCGGCGATGGGACAGGACGTCTCGATGTACGTGACCGAACAGAAGCGGTACACTCGTCTCAGCGCCGGCGGCGACGCCAAGTATCGGGTCACCGAGCGCACGCCCGATTCGATGCAGATCGTTCCGGGGTCGTACACCGGTCGGAGCTATCTCGACCGGTTCGCCGGGTCGGGGAACTTCACGCCGAGCGGAGTCCGAGTCGTCGACGGGACGACGCTCCTCGTCCTCCGGGCCGACGGCAGTAACGCCACTCAGAGCCAGCAGGTCAACGTCACCGACTACAACGCGACCATGCTGGTCGACGAACAGGGCGTCGTCCACTCGGTGTCGGTCGACGTCTCGGCGACTCGTCGGGGTCAAGAAGTCAGAACTCGCTTCTCGATGAACGTCTCGGACGTGGGCGAGACGACCGTCGCGGAACCGACGTGGCTCGACGAGGCCCGCAACTCCTCGGACGCCTGA